In the Geobacter sp. FeAm09 genome, one interval contains:
- a CDS encoding TetR/AcrR family transcriptional regulator, whose amino-acid sequence MKKKDTQGEIIRIGTEMIARQGFNATGIDAVLKEAGVPKGSFYHYFKSKEEFGLAVIDNFAERFEQRMEMFLGNEDSAPLDRIRDFLESGLTRVAENQCTKGCLIGNLGQELADLNERFRARLDEIFGMWRERFATCLREAQSRGELSGAVDPAVTAGFILSGWEGAILRAKVMKSPQPMRDFVDLLFSAILGQK is encoded by the coding sequence ATGAAAAAGAAAGATACACAGGGCGAGATCATCCGTATCGGCACCGAGATGATCGCCCGCCAGGGTTTCAACGCCACCGGCATCGATGCCGTTTTGAAAGAGGCCGGCGTCCCCAAGGGGTCGTTCTACCACTACTTCAAGAGCAAGGAAGAGTTCGGCCTGGCGGTGATCGACAACTTTGCCGAACGCTTCGAACAACGCATGGAGATGTTCCTCGGCAACGAAGATAGCGCGCCCCTCGACCGCATCCGCGACTTCCTGGAGAGCGGCCTGACGCGCGTGGCCGAGAACCAGTGCACCAAAGGGTGCCTGATCGGCAACCTGGGGCAGGAACTGGCCGATCTGAACGAACGCTTCCGCGCCCGCCTGGACGAGATCTTCGGCATGTGGCGGGAACGCTTCGCCACCTGCCTGCGCGAGGCCCAAAGCCGGGGGGAGCTTTCCGGTGCGGTCGATCCGGCGGTAACGGCCGGTTTCATCCTTTCCGGCTGGGAAGGTGCGATCCTGCGGGCCAAGGTGATGAAATCGCCCCAGCCCATGCGGGATTTCGTCGATCTCCTGTTCAGCGCCATCCTGGGGCAGAAGTAA
- a CDS encoding flavin reductase family protein, translated as MKQSVGAKTLATPTPVWLVGTYDEAGVANIMTAAWGGICCSQPPCVAVSLRKATYSHAAIVARKAFTVSIPSQAQVAQADYVGTVSGRDGDKFAACGWTPVKSDLVDAPYVDEVPLVVECRLLHIHELGLHTQFVGEIVDVKADETVIGAKGYPDITRVRPMIWDTAHMGYYGLGEFLGKAWQVGTTVTPEGMK; from the coding sequence ATGAAGCAATCCGTGGGAGCAAAGACACTGGCCACCCCAACCCCGGTGTGGCTGGTTGGCACCTATGACGAGGCGGGTGTGGCAAACATCATGACCGCTGCCTGGGGCGGCATCTGCTGTTCCCAGCCACCCTGCGTGGCGGTATCGCTGCGCAAGGCGACCTACAGCCATGCCGCCATCGTGGCGCGCAAGGCGTTCACCGTCAGCATCCCGTCCCAGGCACAGGTGGCGCAGGCCGACTATGTGGGAACCGTGTCGGGACGCGACGGAGACAAGTTCGCCGCCTGCGGCTGGACGCCGGTGAAGAGCGACCTGGTGGACGCCCCCTACGTGGACGAGGTGCCGCTGGTGGTGGAATGCCGCCTGCTGCATATCCACGAACTCGGCCTGCACACCCAGTTCGTGGGGGAGATCGTGGACGTCAAGGCGGACGAGACGGTGATCGGGGCCAAAGGGTACCCGGACATCACCAGGGTCAGGCCCATGATCTGGGACACGGCCCACATGGGGTACTACGGCCTGGGAGAGTTCCTGGGCAAGGCATGGCAGGTCGGCACGACCGTCACACCGGAGGGAATGAAATGA
- a CDS encoding flavodoxin family protein, with translation MKIVCLLGSPRTTGSSATIANHLLKTAGALGAETRSFELNRLAYRGCQACYACKTKLDRCALKDDLSEVLAAVSEADALVLASPVYYGDITSQLKGFIDRSYSYLVPDYITNPQPSRLTPKKLVFVQTQGQPEEAAFSDIFPRYEGFLKWMGFGEGTLIRACGIGPGRTDVVPGHILQQAEEAARALMA, from the coding sequence ATGAAAATCGTCTGTCTGCTGGGAAGCCCCCGCACCACGGGGAGCAGTGCCACCATCGCCAACCATCTCCTGAAAACCGCCGGGGCTCTGGGGGCGGAAACGCGGTCCTTTGAATTGAACCGGCTTGCCTACCGCGGCTGCCAGGCGTGCTATGCCTGCAAGACAAAGCTCGACAGGTGCGCGCTCAAAGACGACCTGAGCGAGGTATTGGCCGCGGTGAGCGAGGCGGACGCGCTGGTGCTGGCCTCGCCGGTCTATTACGGCGACATCACCAGCCAGCTCAAGGGGTTCATCGACCGCAGCTACTCCTACCTGGTCCCCGATTATATCACCAACCCGCAGCCAAGCCGCCTGACGCCCAAAAAGCTGGTCTTCGTCCAGACCCAGGGGCAGCCGGAAGAGGCGGCATTTTCCGATATTTTCCCACGCTACGAGGGATTCCTGAAATGGATGGGGTTCGGCGAGGGCACCTTGATCCGCGCCTGCGGCATCGGCCCCGGCAGAACCGACGTCGTTCCGGGGCATATCCTGCAGCAGGCCGAGGAAGCGGCGCGCGCCTTGATGGCATAG
- a CDS encoding epoxyqueuosine reductase produces the protein MEERIRTMICRFAGESPAGRFPESGEPYFDEPLVGYAAADDPLFNDYKGIIGAFHRTPQEVMELGFGTGVRAATVISWILPITRPTRESNRREEVYPSFAWARTRNFGEQLNATLRRHVTEWLAEQGHRAVAPQLEATWREYPDTPVGRASTWSERHAAYAAGLGTFSLNDALITPRGIAHRCGSVITDLPLTPTPRPYPGPYHNCLHYREKSCGACIERCPAGAISLQGHDKDACSRYVYGTAVDAVAEKFGVTQTGCGLCQTRVPCEGQIPAGTGGV, from the coding sequence ATGGAAGAGCGTATCCGCACCATGATCTGCCGCTTTGCGGGGGAAAGCCCGGCCGGGCGCTTCCCCGAGAGCGGTGAACCGTATTTCGATGAACCGCTGGTCGGCTATGCCGCTGCCGACGATCCCCTTTTCAATGACTACAAGGGGATCATCGGGGCGTTTCACCGTACGCCGCAGGAGGTGATGGAGCTCGGTTTCGGCACCGGCGTGCGGGCGGCCACGGTCATTTCCTGGATTCTGCCCATCACCCGGCCGACGCGGGAGAGCAACCGCCGGGAAGAGGTGTATCCCTCCTTCGCCTGGGCCCGCACCAGGAACTTCGGCGAACAACTCAACGCCACCCTGCGCCGCCACGTGACGGAGTGGCTGGCCGAACAGGGGCATCGGGCCGTGGCGCCCCAACTGGAGGCCACCTGGCGCGAATACCCCGACACCCCGGTCGGCAGGGCATCCACCTGGTCGGAGCGCCACGCCGCCTATGCCGCCGGTCTGGGCACCTTCAGCCTGAACGACGCCCTGATCACCCCCCGGGGCATCGCCCACCGCTGCGGCAGTGTGATTACCGACCTGCCGTTGACACCGACCCCGCGCCCCTACCCCGGCCCCTATCACAACTGTCTCCACTACCGGGAGAAAAGCTGCGGCGCCTGCATCGAACGCTGCCCGGCCGGGGCCATTTCCCTGCAGGGACACGACAAGGACGCCTGCAGCCGCTACGTGTACGGCACCGCTGTCGATGCGGTCGCAGAGAAGTTCGGCGTGACGCAGACCGGGTGCGGCCTCTGCCAGACCAGGGTTCCGTGCGAGGGACAAATCCCGGCCGGAACGGGTGGCGTTTGA
- a CDS encoding nitroreductase family protein produces MSLVTIDHSACRRDGMCIEVCPPALFEVDGGGFPVFRAGGEQDCIACGHCVAVCPHGAVHHEALPMEGAQLVDHTLAVSIPALNQLVRNRRSVREFRDEPVPQALVSEIIDVARWAPSAVNRQPVNWLVIQTPAEVKRLAGLVIDYLRQSNKLEPRYTRYIDLWEQGRDPILRNAPHLAVIHAPDEWLWSSVDSTIALTQFELAAVAQGVGTCWAGFLMRAANGHPPLKEALGIPADHSVFGALMYGFPRYRYHRVPPRQEARIQWR; encoded by the coding sequence ATGAGTTTGGTAACCATTGATCACAGCGCCTGCCGGCGTGACGGCATGTGCATCGAAGTATGCCCGCCGGCACTTTTCGAGGTGGATGGGGGGGGATTCCCCGTTTTCCGCGCCGGCGGAGAGCAGGACTGCATCGCCTGCGGTCACTGCGTCGCCGTCTGCCCCCACGGGGCGGTCCACCATGAAGCCCTGCCCATGGAGGGAGCGCAGCTCGTCGATCACACCCTGGCGGTTTCCATCCCGGCTCTGAACCAGCTGGTGAGGAACCGCCGCTCGGTCAGGGAATTCCGGGATGAACCGGTGCCCCAGGCCCTGGTGAGCGAGATCATCGATGTGGCCCGGTGGGCCCCGTCGGCCGTAAACCGCCAGCCGGTGAACTGGCTGGTGATCCAGACCCCGGCCGAGGTGAAGCGCCTGGCCGGACTGGTGATCGATTACCTGCGCCAGAGCAACAAACTGGAACCGCGCTACACCCGGTACATTGACCTGTGGGAACAGGGCAGGGACCCGATCCTGCGCAATGCGCCCCACCTGGCCGTTATCCACGCCCCGGACGAATGGCTCTGGAGTTCGGTGGACAGCACCATCGCCCTGACCCAGTTCGAGCTGGCGGCCGTCGCCCAGGGTGTCGGCACCTGCTGGGCAGGCTTCCTGATGCGGGCGGCGAACGGGCATCCGCCGCTCAAGGAAGCGCTCGGCATCCCCGCGGATCACAGCGTATTCGGGGCGCTGATGTACGGCTTCCCCCGCTATCGCTACCACCGCGTCCCGCCGCGCCAGGAGGCACGGATCCAGTGGAGATGA
- a CDS encoding flavodoxin family protein — protein MKVIAINGSPRKKWNTAALLGKALEGAAAQGAETELVHLYDLDYKGCVSCFACKVREGKSYGTCGFIDGLTPVLKRIIEADALIIGSPIYFGSVTGETRSFLERLLFQYLTYTVPYASIAPKKLATGFIYTMNVTEEQSKAYGYGPLFDSHARYLQLIFGHQPESLCSFDTCQVDDYSKVVIESFDPAHKAQRRAEAFPLDCQRAYDLGARLAGKEP, from the coding sequence ATGAAGGTTATTGCCATAAACGGAAGTCCGAGAAAAAAATGGAATACGGCGGCCCTGCTGGGCAAGGCCCTGGAAGGCGCCGCCGCGCAGGGGGCCGAGACCGAGCTTGTCCACCTCTACGATCTTGACTACAAAGGGTGCGTGAGCTGCTTCGCCTGCAAGGTCCGGGAGGGCAAGAGCTATGGCACCTGCGGTTTCATCGACGGCTTGACGCCGGTCCTGAAAAGGATCATCGAGGCCGACGCCCTGATCATCGGGTCGCCGATCTACTTCGGCTCGGTGACCGGCGAGACCCGTTCCTTCCTCGAGCGGCTGCTGTTTCAGTACCTGACCTACACCGTGCCCTACGCATCCATCGCCCCCAAGAAGCTCGCCACCGGGTTCATCTACACGATGAACGTCACGGAGGAACAGAGCAAGGCGTATGGCTACGGGCCCCTCTTCGACTCCCACGCCCGCTACCTGCAGCTGATCTTCGGCCACCAGCCGGAATCGTTGTGCAGCTTCGATACCTGCCAGGTGGACGACTATTCCAAGGTGGTGATAGAGAGTTTCGATCCCGCTCACAAGGCACAGCGGCGCGCCGAGGCCTTTCCCCTGGATTGTCAGCGGGCATATGACTTGGGGGCCAGGCTTGCCGGAAAGGAGCCGTGA
- a CDS encoding cupin domain-containing protein, with the protein MTERKNFAAADIGPLEGLVSHEFRGLKGKCFMGKELGLTGCEVSLNRLPAGTAMPFVHAHTKNEELYIVLRGNGTFFVDGTEFPVREGSLVRVAPQGERSWKAGDEDLYFICIQAEENSLSQATLDDGFRIPTTKASWMAE; encoded by the coding sequence ATGACGGAACGGAAAAACTTCGCGGCAGCTGACATCGGCCCCCTGGAAGGCCTCGTGAGCCATGAATTCCGCGGATTGAAGGGCAAGTGCTTCATGGGCAAGGAGTTGGGCCTCACCGGGTGCGAGGTTTCTCTCAACCGGCTCCCGGCCGGCACGGCCATGCCCTTTGTCCATGCCCACACAAAAAACGAAGAGCTCTACATCGTGCTGCGCGGCAACGGCACCTTCTTCGTGGACGGCACCGAGTTTCCGGTCCGGGAGGGCAGCCTGGTACGGGTTGCTCCCCAGGGCGAGCGGTCGTGGAAAGCCGGCGATGAAGATCTGTACTTCATCTGCATCCAGGCCGAGGAAAACAGTCTGAGCCAGGCCACCCTCGACGACGGCTTCCGCATCCCCACGACCAAGGCATCCTGGATGGCCGAATAG